From the genome of Rhizobium binae, one region includes:
- a CDS encoding SpoIIE family protein phosphatase — protein sequence MMDEHVSKRPVGLGSFRAKFILVVGGAVLFDLLVSGGLALWNVQRLSRDATLEVGQGLEAASQEYIRTYADSTAAQVNLLLRQVHNDVDTLAGVLQSQIDNPARNSDVGTAIARTSPGSVSLIYDERGKWSQNAPGSASVVSVWGYLLGEDHQPRPDIARDIETSAVLDLVAPSLLQHGASKLQMYYIGSKERPIFRTAPYTDQAQTFDRLYPGHNDANFWDFFFPGLYESWQSWAKNGESRPVAEDITQTAPYTDAITGKLIVSFFHPLWTADRKDVAGTAGADITLDQLAQTVENVKVAQSGFGFLAMSDGNVVAINATGEKTLGLVSASDASGTGVTGLERSLKGSSQPAIAKLALDREQGIQHLLLQRDGKEVPYIVIVKKLPATNLWSSGPVRQEAMLLGVVVPEREIDASLYAAQAKISEATNRIVIYQILAILMSLLIVTIAVFAASKRITSGISALAGAAKRIQAQDYSVRVAITSKDEVGAAGEAFNRMAEQISYHTENLEQLVEERTAQIEDAKEEISALNAQLQRENRRLGTELAVAERIQLMVLPLQQELEDFQDIEIAAYMRPAEEVGGDYYDVLKNGRRLKIGIGDVTGHGLESGVLMLMVQSVARALQEAGNTDAVEFLANLNSALFKNIERTRIDKHLTLAFLDYDGKDMILSGQHEEVVIVRANGEIQRIDTMDLGIPIGLEADISAFIKTREIAFEKGDLILLHTDGVTEAENDAGELFGIERLCREALRLKDQSAEKVVSEIVATLMLFIGSQKIYDDITLLAVRHR from the coding sequence ATGATGGACGAGCACGTATCGAAGAGACCGGTGGGACTTGGCTCGTTTCGAGCAAAGTTCATCCTGGTCGTCGGCGGCGCCGTCCTCTTTGACCTGCTGGTCAGCGGTGGCCTGGCACTCTGGAACGTTCAGAGGCTGTCGCGCGATGCAACGCTCGAGGTTGGCCAGGGCCTTGAAGCCGCAAGTCAGGAATATATCCGCACCTATGCCGACTCCACTGCGGCCCAGGTGAATTTGCTGCTGCGGCAGGTTCACAATGACGTCGACACTCTTGCAGGCGTGCTGCAGTCGCAGATCGACAATCCCGCTCGCAATTCCGATGTCGGCACGGCGATCGCCCGCACATCTCCCGGCAGCGTCAGCCTGATTTACGACGAAAGGGGAAAATGGTCTCAGAACGCGCCCGGCTCCGCTTCGGTCGTCAGCGTCTGGGGTTACCTGCTCGGCGAGGACCACCAGCCGAGGCCCGACATTGCGCGCGATATAGAGACAAGCGCGGTGCTCGACCTCGTTGCGCCCAGCCTGCTGCAGCATGGCGCCTCAAAACTGCAGATGTATTACATCGGATCGAAAGAACGGCCGATCTTCAGGACCGCGCCCTACACCGACCAGGCCCAGACCTTCGACCGGCTCTATCCCGGCCACAACGACGCGAATTTCTGGGACTTCTTTTTCCCCGGGCTTTATGAGTCCTGGCAGAGCTGGGCCAAGAATGGGGAAAGCCGGCCGGTCGCCGAAGACATCACCCAGACGGCGCCTTATACGGATGCCATTACCGGCAAGCTGATCGTCAGTTTCTTTCATCCGCTCTGGACAGCCGACAGGAAGGATGTCGCCGGGACGGCCGGCGCCGATATTACGCTCGATCAACTCGCCCAGACCGTGGAAAACGTCAAAGTGGCACAGTCCGGCTTCGGATTCCTGGCAATGTCCGACGGAAACGTTGTGGCAATCAACGCCACGGGCGAAAAGACGCTCGGCCTGGTTTCTGCGAGCGATGCCAGCGGAACCGGCGTGACCGGGCTGGAGCGCTCCCTGAAAGGAAGCTCACAGCCGGCCATCGCGAAACTGGCGCTCGACCGCGAACAGGGCATTCAGCACCTGCTGTTGCAGCGAGACGGCAAAGAAGTTCCCTATATCGTCATCGTCAAGAAACTCCCTGCGACCAATCTCTGGTCTAGCGGCCCGGTTCGGCAAGAGGCGATGCTGCTTGGAGTGGTTGTGCCGGAACGGGAAATCGACGCCTCCCTCTATGCCGCCCAGGCCAAGATTTCCGAGGCCACCAACCGGATCGTGATCTACCAAATCCTGGCAATCCTGATGTCGCTGCTGATCGTGACGATCGCTGTGTTTGCGGCTTCGAAGCGCATCACGAGCGGGATCAGCGCCCTTGCCGGCGCCGCCAAGCGGATCCAGGCGCAGGACTATTCCGTCAGAGTGGCGATAACGAGCAAGGATGAGGTCGGTGCCGCCGGTGAAGCCTTCAATAGGATGGCCGAACAGATCAGCTATCACACCGAAAATCTCGAACAGCTGGTCGAGGAACGAACGGCCCAGATCGAAGATGCCAAGGAAGAGATCTCGGCGCTGAACGCACAGCTTCAGCGGGAAAACCGCCGGCTTGGAACGGAACTCGCCGTTGCTGAGCGAATCCAGCTCATGGTTCTGCCGCTGCAACAGGAACTGGAAGACTTTCAGGACATCGAGATCGCAGCCTATATGCGACCCGCGGAAGAAGTCGGCGGTGATTATTACGACGTCCTGAAGAACGGCAGGCGGTTGAAGATCGGCATCGGCGACGTCACCGGCCATGGGCTCGAAAGCGGCGTGCTGATGCTGATGGTCCAATCCGTCGCCCGCGCCCTGCAGGAAGCAGGAAACACCGACGCTGTCGAATTTCTGGCCAATCTGAACAGCGCCCTGTTCAAAAACATCGAGCGGACCAGGATCGACAAGCATCTGACCCTCGCCTTTCTCGACTATGACGGCAAAGACATGATCCTGTCAGGACAGCACGAGGAAGTCGTGATCGTGCGGGCGAACGGCGAGATTCAACGCATCGACACCATGGATCTCGGCATCCCGATCGGGTTGGAAGCCGATATTTCCGCTTTCATCAAAACCCGCGAAATCGCGTTCGAGAAAGGCGACCTGATACTCCTGCACACCGACGGCGTGACAGAAGCCGAAAACGATGCGGGAGAATTGTTCGGCATCGAACGCCTGTGCCGAGAAGCGCTCCGCTTGAAGGATCAGAGCGCTGAGAAAGTCGTTTCGGAAATTGTCGCGACTTTAATGCTCTTTATCGGATCACAGAAGATCTACGACGACATCACGCTTCTCGCAGTGCGGCATAGGTGA
- a CDS encoding slr1658 superfamily regulator: MTAKTYGLESLVDISLDSGARLTLSDGPLQLGWRHSGMTSDFIAEIMAMPYSRSRKDYLQAHHDIGYLSNELIENAVKFRQPGEILIEAGMVEGSFLIRVRNAIDSETSSRFQQLLQRLQSKEPSVLLLEQIETNAISSAGGSGLGLLTLLSDYDARMAWTFEENNDQHIILTTTAAVAMPPSSNL, from the coding sequence ATGACGGCCAAAACATACGGTCTCGAATCTCTAGTGGACATCAGCTTGGATTCAGGCGCTCGCCTCACGCTGAGCGATGGGCCGCTTCAGCTTGGATGGCGGCATTCGGGAATGACGTCGGACTTCATCGCCGAGATCATGGCTATGCCCTATTCCCGTTCGCGGAAGGATTACCTGCAGGCGCATCATGACATCGGATATCTCAGTAACGAGCTGATCGAAAACGCAGTCAAATTTCGACAGCCCGGCGAGATCTTGATCGAAGCCGGCATGGTCGAGGGAAGCTTTTTGATCAGGGTGCGGAACGCCATCGACAGTGAGACATCGTCTCGCTTTCAACAGCTCCTGCAACGCCTGCAATCCAAGGAACCGAGCGTTCTGCTTCTTGAGCAAATCGAAACCAACGCCATATCGTCAGCAGGCGGTTCCGGCCTGGGTTTGCTGACCCTTCTGAGCGATTACGATGCAAGAATGGCATGGACATTCGAAGAAAATAACGACCAGCACATCATACTGACGACGACGGCAGCCGTGGCGATGCCACCCTCCTCCAATTTGTGA
- a CDS encoding slr1659 superfamily regulator, translated as MEISDENFRVWAEKNEVFFDGVFRLAGPDAYAPIYSLITTLLHDGHKQVTFDLTGLEFLNSSGINLLAKLTIEARKMGDLLLIVKGTNQHPWQAKSLPNLKKLHPLLDLRLA; from the coding sequence ATGGAAATCAGCGACGAAAACTTCCGCGTATGGGCGGAGAAGAATGAAGTCTTTTTCGACGGCGTGTTCCGCCTGGCGGGGCCTGATGCCTATGCGCCGATTTATTCATTGATAACAACCCTCCTTCACGATGGGCACAAGCAGGTGACCTTCGACCTGACCGGTCTCGAATTCCTCAATTCCTCGGGCATCAATCTCCTGGCGAAACTGACGATCGAAGCAAGGAAAATGGGCGACCTTCTGCTTATTGTGAAAGGCACCAACCAACATCCCTGGCAGGCGAAATCACTGCCGAATCTGAAGAAGTTGCACCCGCTTCTCGATTTGCGCCTGGCCTGA
- a CDS encoding sialate O-acetylesterase: MRKTKAIGLTALIALYLVGGFSARHGIFPWPQLSALRKMVGAEKAAASSRYTFDDKERLIGDESKASVTCPTQTDRTAVLLLLGQSNAANEGGQRYRSHYGARVVNAFDKRCFIAASPLLGSTDAKGEYWTLLANELIESGQNDSVILAPLAYSGSEVARWAAGGDLNAVLIETTKQLQASGYRVTSVLWVQGEKDLVMGTTAEAYREYFLSMVDTLRQHGVEAPVYISIASKCLEPSNGGFKEHFADNPIVRAQLSLPKSGHGIREGVNSDALLDGDDRYDDCHIGGTGAEKVSLAWLNLLRGDRRPETSR; this comes from the coding sequence ATGCGCAAAACAAAAGCAATCGGCCTAACGGCCTTGATCGCCCTGTATCTTGTCGGCGGCTTCAGCGCGAGACATGGAATCTTTCCTTGGCCGCAGCTTTCCGCGTTGAGGAAAATGGTTGGCGCAGAGAAGGCGGCGGCGTCAAGCCGTTATACTTTCGACGACAAGGAACGACTCATCGGGGATGAATCAAAAGCGTCCGTGACCTGCCCGACGCAAACTGATCGAACTGCTGTCTTGCTGCTTCTTGGTCAATCGAACGCCGCCAACGAGGGCGGACAACGGTACCGGTCACATTATGGGGCTCGCGTGGTAAACGCCTTTGACAAACGGTGCTTCATCGCGGCATCGCCGCTTCTCGGATCGACCGATGCCAAGGGAGAGTACTGGACGCTTCTCGCCAACGAATTAATCGAATCGGGACAAAATGACAGCGTCATCCTCGCACCTCTCGCCTATTCCGGATCTGAGGTCGCCCGATGGGCGGCAGGCGGTGACCTCAATGCTGTGCTGATCGAAACAACGAAACAGCTTCAGGCTTCCGGCTACCGGGTAACGAGCGTTCTCTGGGTGCAAGGAGAAAAAGACCTCGTTATGGGAACCACTGCGGAGGCCTATCGGGAATATTTCCTGTCGATGGTCGACACATTGCGTCAGCACGGCGTCGAGGCACCGGTTTACATTTCGATCGCATCGAAATGCCTCGAACCGAGCAACGGCGGCTTCAAGGAGCATTTTGCAGACAATCCGATCGTACGGGCGCAACTGTCCCTGCCAAAAAGCGGGCACGGTATCCGAGAGGGCGTAAATTCTGACGCGCTACTCGACGGAGACGACCGCTACGACGATTGCCATATCGGGGGCACCGGCGCGGAGAAGGTCTCGCTGGCCTGGCTGAACCTGCTGCGCGGCGATCGCCGACCAGAAACCTCGCGATAG
- a CDS encoding bifunctional diguanylate cyclase/phosphodiesterase gives MFTVLTCITEQHDLTLVGLAGLICFLASHCAMVLLDRATSCAGAARWVWLLTAGAAGGFGIWATHFVAMLAYDPGVVVGYHAGLTLVSLLVAIVATAGAVAAKIGYDRWVANILAGVLFGAGIASMHFTGMLAIEFPGTISWDKQFVTASIGLGIAFSIAAFRFAGRGERPILRGLAPTLLLTSGVVALHFTAMAGVTVTPGVVSLDPATLISPAIMVVTIAAVTFSLLAAGFAAAIFAVRSETKAARAERNFKLLVQGVTDYAIYMLDPDGKVSNWNAGAERTKGYSAEEVVGKDFSLFYSEEDRRKGLPLRAIETARSEGKFEAQGWRYRKDGSSFWAHVVIDAIHDEAGELVGFAKITKDNSKQKADADRIAEVTRNLDVALENMGQGICMFDKNERLVLCNKRYLEIFRFPEGSVRPGMTYREIVDVGYAANIDGAAEAAALAEAHYIRNMALIRSGVGSAVHKYASGNSIQQHVKMLANGGWVVTFEDITDRLKSEEQVAFLAKHDGLTGLPNRLQFGESVAEEMMIADRVRGNVAVIGIDLDKFKEVNDQHGHATGDKVLVELARRLDAARQEGEFIARFGGDEFAATKRFDELSALHDFIGRLEGALTGTVAIDGFEIKTGASLGVAIYPSDADSVDGLLANADLAMYRAKQSLLQRVCFYEAAMDENARRRRALANDLWASIDRNELHLHYQVQKSVRTGEITGYEVLLRWRHHQRGNIPPMDFIGLAEECGAILPIGEWVLREACREAASWNNGYKIAVNLSPVQLGHADMAAVISAILAETGLNPHRLEIEITESSIIVDKEKALRTMREIKALGVSIAIDDFGTGYSSLETLRSFPFDKIKLDKSFMAEVETSPQSKAIVRAILALGRSLEVPVLAEGVETQAQLDTLLEEQCDEAQGYLLGKPQAMGEAVVGKAA, from the coding sequence ATGTTCACCGTTCTGACATGCATCACCGAGCAGCATGATCTCACGCTTGTCGGGCTTGCGGGTTTGATCTGCTTTCTCGCCAGCCATTGCGCGATGGTTCTGCTCGATCGGGCGACATCGTGCGCGGGTGCTGCGCGGTGGGTGTGGCTGCTGACGGCGGGGGCGGCGGGTGGTTTCGGGATCTGGGCGACGCATTTCGTTGCCATGCTGGCCTATGATCCCGGTGTCGTCGTCGGCTATCATGCCGGGCTGACGCTGGTCTCGCTGCTGGTCGCGATCGTGGCGACGGCCGGCGCGGTTGCGGCGAAGATCGGCTATGACAGGTGGGTGGCGAATATTCTGGCGGGCGTGCTCTTCGGCGCCGGCATTGCGTCGATGCATTTTACCGGCATGCTGGCCATCGAATTCCCCGGAACGATTTCCTGGGACAAGCAGTTCGTGACGGCGTCGATCGGTCTCGGAATCGCCTTTTCGATCGCCGCCTTTCGGTTTGCGGGCAGGGGCGAGCGGCCGATCTTGCGCGGGCTTGCGCCCACACTTCTGTTGACGTCAGGGGTCGTCGCGCTGCATTTCACCGCGATGGCGGGCGTGACGGTCACGCCGGGCGTGGTATCGCTCGATCCCGCGACGCTGATTTCGCCCGCGATCATGGTGGTGACGATCGCCGCCGTCACCTTTTCACTGCTGGCGGCGGGTTTTGCGGCGGCCATCTTCGCCGTGCGCTCGGAGACCAAGGCGGCGAGGGCGGAGCGCAATTTCAAGCTGCTCGTGCAGGGCGTCACCGATTATGCCATCTACATGCTCGATCCCGACGGCAAGGTGAGCAACTGGAATGCCGGCGCCGAGCGCACCAAGGGCTACAGCGCCGAAGAGGTCGTCGGCAAGGATTTCTCGCTGTTCTATTCGGAAGAAGACCGCCGGAAGGGCCTGCCGTTGCGGGCGATCGAGACCGCCCGCAGCGAGGGCAAGTTCGAAGCCCAGGGGTGGCGCTATCGCAAGGACGGTTCGTCCTTCTGGGCCCATGTCGTCATCGACGCGATCCATGACGAGGCCGGCGAGCTGGTCGGCTTTGCAAAGATCACCAAGGACAACAGCAAGCAGAAGGCGGATGCCGACCGGATCGCCGAGGTTACCCGCAATCTCGATGTCGCGCTCGAAAACATGGGGCAGGGCATCTGCATGTTCGACAAAAACGAGCGGCTGGTGCTCTGCAACAAGCGCTATCTCGAAATCTTCCGCTTTCCCGAGGGTTCGGTGCGGCCCGGCATGACCTATCGTGAGATCGTCGACGTCGGCTATGCCGCCAATATCGACGGTGCGGCGGAAGCGGCGGCACTCGCCGAGGCGCATTATATCAGGAACATGGCGCTGATCCGCTCCGGCGTCGGCAGCGCCGTCCATAAATATGCCAGCGGCAATTCGATCCAGCAGCATGTCAAAATGCTTGCCAATGGCGGCTGGGTCGTCACCTTCGAAGACATCACCGATCGGCTGAAATCCGAGGAGCAGGTCGCCTTCCTCGCCAAGCATGACGGGCTGACGGGCCTGCCGAACCGGCTGCAATTCGGCGAGAGCGTTGCGGAAGAGATGATGATCGCCGACCGGGTGAGGGGCAATGTCGCCGTCATCGGCATCGATCTCGACAAGTTCAAGGAGGTCAACGACCAGCACGGCCACGCCACCGGCGACAAGGTGCTGGTCGAGCTTGCCCGGCGCCTCGATGCTGCGCGGCAGGAGGGCGAGTTCATCGCGCGGTTCGGGGGAGATGAGTTCGCGGCCACCAAGCGCTTCGATGAGCTGAGTGCGCTCCACGATTTCATCGGGCGCCTGGAAGGCGCGCTCACCGGCACCGTTGCCATCGACGGCTTCGAGATCAAGACCGGCGCCAGCCTCGGCGTTGCGATCTATCCGAGCGATGCCGATAGCGTCGACGGCCTCCTGGCCAACGCCGATCTTGCCATGTACCGCGCCAAACAATCGCTGCTGCAGAGGGTCTGCTTCTACGAGGCGGCCATGGACGAGAATGCGCGCCGCCGCCGCGCGCTTGCTAACGACCTCTGGGCCTCGATCGACCGCAACGAGCTGCATCTGCATTATCAGGTGCAGAAATCGGTGCGCACCGGCGAGATCACCGGCTACGAGGTTCTGTTGCGCTGGCGGCATCACCAACGCGGTAACATTCCGCCCATGGATTTCATCGGGCTTGCCGAGGAATGCGGCGCGATCCTGCCGATCGGCGAGTGGGTGCTCAGGGAAGCCTGCCGGGAGGCGGCGAGCTGGAACAACGGCTACAAGATCGCCGTCAACCTGTCGCCGGTCCAGCTCGGCCATGCCGACATGGCTGCCGTCATCTCAGCCATCCTCGCTGAGACCGGCTTGAACCCGCACCGTCTTGAAATCGAGATCACCGAAAGCTCGATCATCGTCGACAAGGAGAAGGCGCTGCGCACGATGCGGGAGATCAAGGCGCTCGGCGTCTCGATCGCCATCGACGATTTCGGCACCGGTTACTCCTCGCTGGAAACGCTGCGCTCCTTCCCCTTCGACAAGATCAAGCTCGACAAGAGCTTCATGGCCGAGGTCGAGACCAGCCCCCAATCCAAGGCCATCGTCCGCGCCATCCTGGCGCTTGGCCGCAGCCTTGAAGTGCCGGTGCTGGCCGAAGGCGTGGAGACGCAGGCGCAGCTCGATACGCTGCTCGAAGAACAGTGCGACGAGGCGCAGGGCTATCTGCTCGGCAAGCCGCAGGCGATGGGCGAGGCGGTGGTTGGGAAGGCGGCTTGA